The following proteins come from a genomic window of Oncorhynchus kisutch isolate 150728-3 unplaced genomic scaffold, Okis_V2 Okis06b-Okis10b_hom, whole genome shotgun sequence:
- the fbxw9 gene encoding F-box/WD repeat-containing protein 9: MSEPRVTVGHDEAGAGRGEKEAKSAPLKQPSNEASRPGQLWLPPGSQIPSTEPSPSPSAEGSGLLSLPWEMVARIASHLPAQCVITVLPQVCHTLGNVGKDSTAWQLRARRLTGPRASFPVGPRDGFDWPSACLEMEELIACWTGQGESAAREAEQAEREREVERAQERERDREALAEEGIGEWEEVEEGRPQVDEGVDEVGFQLEGVMAVAWDREELIEEGDMPQDREGDLPMGVGEERQEAAAEALMEERDDEQGVLEAIEVEERVGVLTDGDSQDYIAGPRLGSEGERNRSSRAPSPPPALERLSLPSGHIAEVNSVLLVGGDGALCASGSRDRNVNLWDLREGGSTGRLLHTLGGQGLFSTHKGWVWCLAARGPLLASGSFDSTVRLWDLGAQGAERGLIMARAAVLCLALPQKDVLLAGTYDKKVSVYDTRVAAPLVKSLRLHSNAVLCLVADEQYILSGSKDRTVVIYDRRAGKTLQKLQLGSYLLSMCYSDSEVWAGDNQGMLHAFSMQAGSFKPLSQFDVGHTSLVTGIHRSPGSLYTCSADRTIKVHLPCAPPRTLCTLHHQAGVNGLSVEAGVLAIASGEMFVEVWRARR, from the exons ATGTCTGAGCCTCGGGTCACTGTGGGGCATGATGAGGCAGGGGccgggagaggggagaaagaagcTAAATCGGCACCACTGAAACAGCCCTCCAATGAAGCCTCTAGGCCTGGACAGCTGTG GCTGCCCCCAGGCTCTCAGATCCCTTCTACTGAACCAAGCCCCTCCCCGTCTGCTGAAGGAAGCGGCTTGCTGTCGTTGCCGTGGGAGATGGTGGCTCGCATCGCCTCGCACCTCCCAGCACAGTGTGTCATCACGGTCCTGCCACAG GTGTGTCACACCCTGGGAAATGTGGGTAAGGACAGCACGGCGTGGCAGTTGCGGGCACGCAGGCTAACTGGCCCCAGAGCTTCCTTCCCCGTGGGGCCACGAGATGGCTTTGACTGGCCCTCGGCCTGCCTGGAGATGGAGGAGCTGATCGCTTGCTGGACGGGCCAGGGGGAGAGTGCTGCCAGGGAAGCTgagcaggcagagagggagagagaggtggagagggcccaggagagggaaagggatagAGAGGCCCTGGCAGAGGAAGGGATTGGAGagtgggaggaggtggaagagggcaGACCCCAAGTGGATGAAGGGGTAGATGAAGTGGGTTTTCAATTGGAGGGCGTGATGGCGGTAGCATGGGATAGGGAGGAGTTGATAGAGGAGGGAGATATGCCGCAAGATAGGGAAGGGGATCTACCGATGGGAgttggggaggagaggcaggaggctGCAGCCGAGGccctgatggaggagagagatgatgaACAAGGTGTCCTGGAGGCCATCGAGGTGGAGGAGCGAGTGGGAGTTTTGACGGATGGAGACAGTCAAGATTACATAGCGGGCCCGAGATTGGGAAGcgagggggagagaaacagatcCAGCCGCGCTCCCAGTCCTCCCCCAGCCCTGGAGCGCCTCTCCCTCCCCTCGGGGCACATCGCTGAGGTCAACTCGGTCCTCTTGGTAGGGGGCGACGGGGCGTTGTGTGCCTCAGGCTCCCGTGACAGGAACGTGAACCTGTGGGACCTACGGGAAGGGGGCTCCACGGGCAGGCTGCTCCATACACTGGGGGGCCAGGGCCTCTTCAGCACCCACAAAGGCTGGGTGTGGTGCCTGGCGGCCCGGGGACCCCTGCTGGCCTCGGGCTCCTTCGACAGCACAGTGCGGCTATGGGACCTGGGGGCCCAAGGAGCTGAGAGGGGCCTAATCATGGCCCGGGCTGCCGTGCTCTGCCTGGCCCTCCCCCAGAAGGACGTGCTGCTGGCCGGCACCTACGACAAGAAGGTCAGCGTCTACGACACAAGAG TGGCGGCACCTCTGGTAAAGAGCCTGCGTCTCCATAGCAACGCGGTGCTGTGCCTGGTAGCGGACGAGCAGTACATCCTTTCTGGGAGTAAAGACCGCACTGTGGTCATCTACGACCGAAGAGCAGGGAAAACCCTACAGAAACTACAG CTGGGCTCCTACCTGCTGTCAATGTGCTACAGTGACAGTGAGGTGTGGGCGGGGGACAACCAGGGCATGCTCCATGCCTTCTCCATGCAGGCCGGTTCCTTCAAGCCCCTCTCCCAGTTCGACGTGGGACACACCTCACTGGTCACCGGCATCCACAGGTCCCCTGGGAGCCTCTACACCTGCTCCGCTGACCGCACCATCAAG GTGCACCTCCCCTGTGCCCCTCCAAGGACGCTGTGCACACTACACCACCAAGCAGGCGTCAATGGG TTGAGTGTCGAAGCAGGAGTGCTGGCGATCGCGTCAGGAGAAATGTttgtggaggtgtggagggcCAGGAGGTGA